One segment of Thamnophis elegans isolate rThaEle1 chromosome 16, rThaEle1.pri, whole genome shotgun sequence DNA contains the following:
- the LOC116519114 gene encoding protein PML-like isoform X2: protein MAGEAASEPEAPAFQLTAMNQEFQFLLCDRCHREVACPKLLPCLHNLCSQCLEENEEADLCVICGTPYFHLAESPEKLDNVFFVNLQNKLGLYQKVTGSKDLVCDSCKKEAKFWCSTCEDFLCLSCFQSHQKYLKHHSPEIVLLKEFQTESCKGFLSTIRKPMFCSKAGHNTQKLSLYCRQCSQSMCNTCAQLDRKHMGQHCDISQEIQSRQSELQNMIAELMEKKNVYDKTSSKLENMVKNMEKIRNEMQELIQQKIEEMIHMLQAKGEGFLAEVEAHHNHQVQDVKKKLQEMEGVVQRITSSQRLVEKLHLYASGQEVLEMHPFLKKSMMELRQKQPSTVKGIKVRNILDINSQLQNLLERMTKDNEAVPAKPQTKPQENSSRRLLGKRECIEQEKNTEHHPKMVKIVPLNDEEPGTSYGATGGSYVPASQERLRQSLDDTLQIAHNYLHSSAQEDNCSMNISSEEESTDDDDDDDDDNDEAEISILPLTSPGDQKSPVKYPLCQTEDVSSQSKIIFFDLKSLSGNKLHLVALGEDANIFSFTISCLETARDRVFEYGMDGFLKYLSSLQRPILVGYNLWSMDLPGLLDALQKINKEEQFKASIQGFLDALPLIREMSPEISNYSLNNLDKTYFWGELDSTKADDCAQTLKNLCTIFEINILFQRRPLITCFSFRCYASLQPLLREKVLSMPSVQTLALHNISLLTLQSIYQSDPKNGLKELCRCLIGEKNIQKLSKICKYFENLPSSSQSSSLPEIH from the exons ATGGCCGGAGAAGCCGCCTCGGAGCCAGAGGCGCCCGCTTTCCAGTTGACG GCGATGAACCAGGAGTTCCAGTTCCTCCTATGTGACAGATGCCACAGAGAGGTGGCCTGCCCCAAACTCCTGCCCTGCCTTCACAATCTCTGCTCGCAGTGCCTGGAAGAAAATGAAGAGGCCGATCTCTGTGTCATCTGCGGGACGCCATACTTCCACCTGGCAGAGAGCCCCGAGAAACTGGACAACGTTTTCTTCGTCAACCTCCAAAACAAACTCGGCCTCTACCAGAAGGTCACTGGGAGCAAAGATTTGGTTTGCGACAGCTGTAAGAAAGAGGCCAAGTTTTGGTGTTCTACCTGCGAGGACTTCCTCTGCCTCTCGTGCTTCCAAAGCCACCAGAAATACCTGAAGCACCATAGTCCCGAAATAGTCCTGCTGAAGGAATTccagacagaatcttgcaaagGCTTCCTCTCAACCATCAGAAAACCCATGTTTTGTTCCAAGGCGGGGCACAATACCCAAAAGCTAAG CCTCTACTGCAGGCAGTGCAGTCAATCCATGTGTAATACTTGCGCCCAACTGGACCGCAAGCACATGGGTCAACATTGCGACATCAGCCAGGAAATCCAGTCCAGGCAGAGCGAATTGCAGAACATGATCGCAGAGCTGATGGAGAAGAAGAACGTCTACGACAAGACCTCCAGCAAACTTGAGAATATGGTGAAAAACATGGAGAAGATTAGGAATGAGATGCAAGAACTGATCCAGCAGAAGATAGAGGAGATGATCCATATGTTGCAAGCCAAGGGCGAAGGATTCTTAGCAGAGGTAGAGGCCCATCATAACCACCAGGTCCAAGACGTGAAGAAGAAGCTGCAGGAGATGGAGGGCGTGGTCCAGAGAATCACATCCAGCCAGAGGTTGGTGGAGAAGTTGCATCTCTATGCTTCTGGCCAGGAGGTGTTGGAGATGCATCCTTTCCTGAAAAAATCCATGATGGAGCTCAGACAGAAGCAGCCCTCTACGGTAAAAGGAATCAAAGTGAGGAACATCCTAGATATCAACAGCCAACTCCAAAATTTGCTTGAAAGAATGACAAAAGACAACG AAGCTGTTCCCGCTAAACCCCAAACTAAGCCTCAGGAG aaCAGTTCTAGAAGATTATTGGGAAAAAGGGAATGCATTGAGCAGGAAAAGAACACCGAGCACCATCCCAAAATGGTCAAAATTGTGCCGTTAAATGATGAGGAACCAGGGACCAGTTATGGAGCCACTGGAGGTTCTTATGTCCCAGCAAGTCAAGAACGCCTCAGACAATCCCTTGATGACACTCTACAGATTGCTCATAACTATTTACATTCATCTGCTCAAG AAGATAACTGTTCGATGAACATTTCTTCAGAAGAAGAAtccactgatgatgatgatgatgatgatgatgataatgatgaagcTGAG ATCTCAATCCTTCCCCTTACATCACCCGGTGACCAGAAAAGTCCTGTGAAGTATCCATTATGCCAAACGGAAGATGTCAGCTCACAGTCCAAGATCATATTCTTTGACCTCAAGTCTCTGT CAGGAAATAAACTTCACCTGGTTGCCCTCGGAGAGGATGCCAACATTTTCAGTTTCACGATTTCCTGCCTGGAGACCGCAAGGGACAGAGTCTTTGAGTACGGCATGGATGGGTTCCTAAAGTATCTCAGCAGCCTCCAGAGGCCCATTTTGGTGGGATACAACCTGTGGTCCATGGACCTCCCTGGCCTGCTTGATGCCCttcagaagatcaacaaagaagaGCAATTCAAGGCATCCATCCAAGGTTTCTTGGATGCTTTGCCCCTCATCAGAGAGATGTCCCCAGAAATCTCTAATTATTCACTGAATAATCTGGACAAGACATATTTTTGGGGAGAGTTGGACAGCACCAAGGCGGATGACTGCGCCCAGACTCTCAAGAACCTCTGTACCATCTTTGAAATTAACATCCTGTTCCAGAGAAGGCCTCTCATCACCTGCTTCAGCTTCAGATGTTACGCCTCACTTCAGCCTCTCCTGCGGGAGAAAGTCCTCTCCATGCCCTCGGTGCAGACTTTGGCCCTGCACAATATCTCCCTTCTCACCCTTCAGTCCATCTATCAAAGCGATCCCAAGAACGGGCTGAAGGAACTCTGCAGGTGCTTGATCGGGGAGAAAAACATTCAAAAGTTGAGCAAGATCTGCAAGTATTTCGAAAACCTCCCATCGTCCTCTCAAAGTTCTTCCCTTCCAGAGATTCATTAA
- the LOC116519115 gene encoding protein PML-like: MAGEAASEPEAPAFQLTAMNQEFQFLLCDKCHAEVASPKLLPCLHNLCSQCLEENEAADVCVICGTPYFHLAESPEKLDNVFFANLQRKLGLYQKITGSKDLVCAKCKKEAKFWCSICQDLLCLSCSKIHQKYRKHHSLGTRQLKEFQAESCKYFISTTRKPMFCSKAGHNTQMLRHSELQNMIAELMEKKNVYDKTSSDLEDLEKNMEQMRNETQELIQQKIEEMIQMLRAKGEGFLAEVEAHHNHQVQDVKKKLQEMECVVQRITCSQTLVEKLHLYASGQEVLEIHPFLKKSMMELRKKQPSTVKGIEVRNFVDIKSQLQNLLERMPKDNEAVPAKPQTKPKENSFRRLLGKRGRTDRETNTEHHPKMVKIVPLNDEEPGTSYGATGGSYVPESQERLRQSLDDTLQIAHNYLHSSDQGSVTFRTPHLEISRDPYNPEEKSTDDDDDEDDEAEISILPLTSPGDQKSPVKYPLCQTEDVSSQSKIIFFDLKSLSENILHLVALGEDATIFRVTISCLGTTRDKLLVFGMDEFLKYLRSLQRPIMVGYNLWSMDLPALLVALQKINKEEQFEASIQGFLDALPLIREMSPEISNYSLKNLDKTYFWGELDSNKADDCAQTLKNLCTIFEINILFQTRPLIGWSSFRCYASLQPLLREKVLSMPSVQTLALHNISLLTLQSVYQSDPKNGLKELCRRLNTTLRIGKKKIQKLSKICKYFENLPSSSHSSSLPEIH; this comes from the exons ATGGCCGGAGAAGCCGCCTCGGAGCCAGAGGCGCCCGCTTTCCAGTTGACG GCGATGAACCAGGAGTTCCAGTTCCTCCTATGTGACAAATGCCACGCAGAGGTGGCCAGCCCCAAACTCCTGCCCTGCCTTCACAATCTCTGCTCGCAGTGCCTGGAAGAAAACGAAGCGGCCGATGTCTGCGTCATCTGCGGGACGCCATACTTCCACCTGGCAGAGAGCCCCGAGAAATTGGACAACGTTTTCTTCGCCAACCTCCAACGCAAGCTCGGCCTCTACCAGAAGATCACTGGGAGCAAAGATTTGGTTTGCGCCAAATGTAAGAAAGAGGCCAAGTTTTGGTGTTCTATCTGCCAGGACCTCCTCTGCCTCTCGTGCTCCAAAATCCACCAGAAATACCGGAAGCACCATAGTCTCGGAACGAGACAGCTGAAGGAATTCCAGGCAGAATCTTGCAAATACTTCATCTCAACCACCAGAAAACCCATGTTTTGTTCGAAGGCGGGGCACAATACCCAAATGCTAAG GCATAGCGAATTGCAGAACATGATTGCAGAGCTGATGGAGAAGAAGAACGTCTACGACAAGACCTCCAGCGACCTTGAGGATCTGGAGAAAAACATGGAGCAGATGAGGAATGAGACACAAGAGCTGATCCAGCAGAAGATAGAAGAGATGATCCAGATGTTGCGAGCCAAGGGCGAAGGATTCTTAGCAGAGGTAGAGGCCCATCATAACCACCAGGTCCAAGACGTGAAGAAGAAGCTGCAGGAGATGGAGTGCGTGGTCCAGAGAATCACATGCAGCCAGACGTTGGTGGAGAAGTTGCATCTCTATGCTTCTGGCCAGGAGGTGTTGGAGATACATCCTTTCCTGAAAAAGTCCATGATGGAGCTCAGAAAGAAGCAGCCCTCTACGGTAAAAGGAATCGAAGTGAGGAACTTCGTAGATATCAAGAGCCAACTTCAAAATTTGCTTGAAAGAATGCCAAAAGACAACG AAGCTGTTCCCGCTAAACCCCAAACTAAGCCTAAGGAG aaCAGTTTTAGAAGATTATTGGGAAAAAGGGGCCGCACTGACCGGGAAACGAACACCGAGCACCATCCCAAAATGGTCAAAATTGTGCCGTTAAATGATGAGGAACCAGGGACCAGTTATGGAGCCACTGGAGGTTCTTACGTCCCAGAAAGTCAAGAACGCCTCAGACAATCCCTTGATGACACTCTACAGATTGCTCATAACTATTTACATTCATCTGATCAAGGTAGTGTTACATTCAGGACACCTCATCTTGAAATTTCAAGAGATCCTTATAATCCAGAAGAAAAATCcaccgatgatgatgatgatgaagatgatgaagcTGAG ATCTCGATCCTTCCCCTTACATCACCCGGTGACCAGAAAAGTCCTGTGAAGTATCCATTATGCCAAACGGAAGATGTCAGCTCACAGTCCAAGATCATATTCTTTGACCTCAAGTCTCTGT CAGAAAATATCCTTCACCTGGTCGCCCTCGGAGAGGACGCCACCATTTTCAGAGTCACGATTTCCTGCCTGGGGACCACAAGGGACAAACTCCTTGTGTTCGGCATGGATGAGTTCCTGAAGTATCTCAGGAGCCTCCAGAGGCCCATTATGGTGGGATACAACCTTTGGTCCATGGACCTCCCTGCCCTGCTTGTTGCCCttcagaagatcaacaaagaagaGCAGTTCGAGGCGTCCATCCAAGGTTTCTTGGATGCTTTGCCCCTCATCAGAGAGATGTCCCCAGAAATCTCTAATTATTCACTGAAGAATCTGGACAAGACATATTTTTGGGGAGAGTTGGACAGCAACAAGGCGGATGACTGCGCCCAGACTCTCAAGAACCTCTGTACCATCTTTGAAATTAACATCCTGTTCCAGACAAGGCCGCTCATCGGCTGGTCCAGCTTCAGATGTTACGCCTCACTTCAGCCTCTCCTGCGTGAGAAAGTCCTCTCCATGCCCTCGGTGCAGACTTTGGCCCTGCACAATATCTCCCTTCTCACCCTTCAGTCCGTCTATCAAAGCGATCCCAAGAACGGGCTGAAGGAACTCTGCAGGCGCTTGAACACCACGCTGCGGATCGGgaagaaaaaaattcaaaagttGAGCAAGATCTGCAAGTATTTCGAAAACCTCCCATCGTCCTCTCACAGTTCTTCCCTTCCAGAGATTCATTAA